A genome region from Sander vitreus isolate 19-12246 chromosome 21, sanVit1, whole genome shotgun sequence includes the following:
- the LOC144536316 gene encoding bone morphogenetic protein 2, with the protein MTPGALRLCLALALQLRCVTLLAIPQDRGTAGRRDALDATNTATEKLDPLFNLKDLPPGPHKKAPQFMLDLFNAVAATDGSPKSQKEILEGNIVRSFEDKGHAGERFHFFNLSSFGREERMIKAEFRWFRKKQKFYLGKSYGPHFYKVDLYEVLDSRVKPWRGNLITSRLVPLYTHGWEVFNVTQTVSKWIRNSQENNGILVVTTFPSGNWMESVVSSSKRNGEQTDTNAYLVIFSDDWRTGASNQSYLGQAQHAAAAPEFHSHRNRRRRASPGFLPHGRSQSCQRVPLFVDFEEIGWSGWIISPRGYNAYHCKGSCPFPLGESLRATNHATVRSIMQALKLSGDEVGAPCCVPDRLQSISLLYFDDEENVVLKQYDDMVALSCGCH; encoded by the exons ATGACCCCCGGAGCTCTGCGCCTCTGCCTCGCCCTCGCTCTGCAGCTGAGGTGCGTCACGCTGCTCGCTATCCCGCAGGACAGGGGGACGGCAGGGCGGCGGGACGCTTTGGATGCGACCAACACGGCGACCGAGAAGCTGGACCCGTTGTTCAATCTCAAGGATTTACCTCCAGGTCCTCACAAGAAGGCGCCTCAGTTTATGTTGGATCTTTTTAACGCGGTGGCAGCCACCGACGGGTCCCCGAAAAGCCAGAAGGAGATTCTGGAAGGAAACATTGTGCGGAGTTTCGAGGATAAAG GTCACGCTGGAGAGAGGTTTCACTTCTTTAACTTGTCGTCTTTTGGCCGAGAGGAGAGAATGATCAAAGCGGAGTTTCGTTGGTTCAGAAAGAAACAGAAGTTTTACCTCGGAAAGTCATATGGGCCTCATTTCTATAAG GTGGATCTGTATGAGGTGCTGGACAGCCGAGTGAAGCCATGGAGAGGAAACCTCATCACCTCCAGACTGGTGCCCCTTTACACACATGGATGGGAAGTCTTCAACGTCACTCAAACG GTGTCAAAGTGGATTCGCAACAGCCAGGAGAATAACGGCATCCTTGTGGTGACCACATTTCCTTCTGGAAACTGGATGGAGTCAGTGGTGTCTTCATCTAAGCGGAATGGggagcagacagacacaaacgccTACCTGGTCATATTCTCAGATGACTGGAGGACAGGAGCATCGAACCAGTCCTACCTGG GACAAGCCCAACATGCTGCCGCAGCACCCGAGTTCCACAGTCACCGCAACAGGAGACGACGTGCGTCTCCAGGTTTCCTCCCCCACGGCCGCTCCCAGTCCTGCCAGCGGGTTCCCCTCTTCGTCGACTTTGAGGAGATCGGCTGGTCCGGCTGGATCATCTCTCCCCGCGGGTACAACGCCTACCACTGCAAAGGCTCCTGCCCGTTCCCGCTAGGGGAAAGCCTCAGAGCGACCAACCACGCCACGGTGCGCTCCATCATGCAAGCGCTCAAGCTCTCCGGTGATGAAGTGGGAGCGCCGTGCTGTGTTCCCGACAGACTCCAGTCCATCAGTTTGTTATACTTTGACGATGAGGAGAACGTGGTTTTGAAGCAGTATGACGACATGGTGGCATTAAGCTGCGGCTGTCACTGA